TGCTGGGCGAGGACGCCGAGGCGCTGGATGCGATGGCCGAGGAGGTCATGGAGGATCTGGTCGAGCTCGAGGAGGCCGGGCTCTCGATCGGCGCGGCCGCGCTCGCCGCCAACCCGGCGGCGCTGCGGCAGCGCATCATCCGCCGCGCGGTCGAGGCGGAGTTCCATGTCGCGCTGAGCCGGGCGCAGACGCTCGAGATCGCGCGTCTCGCGACCGGATGGCACGGGCAGGGCCGCCTCGACCTGCCGGGCTTCACGGCCGAGCGCTCGGGGGGCCGCATCCACCTCATCTCCTCGACCTCGGGGGAGCTGACGGGCGTGCGGCCGCCGCACGACCATTAGGCTCGGAAGGACGCTCCCGACACCCCACCGGAAGGCTGCTGATGGACTCCGCCGACATCGCCGACGAGCTCACCGAGGTCCTCGTGACCGAGGCCGAGATCCGCGAGAAGCTCGCCGAGCTGAGCCGCAGGATCGAGCTCGACTACGCCGGGAGGAACGTGCTCCTCGTCGGCGTGCTGCGCGGCGCCGTCATGGTCATGGCCGATCTCGCGCGCGAGCTCAAGATCGACATCGAGATGGACTGGATGGCGGTCTCCTCCTACGGCTCCGGCACGAAGTCGAGCGGCGTGGTCCGCATCCTCAAGGACCTCGACACCGACCTCCAGGGCCGCCACGTGCTCATCGTCGAGGACATCATCGACTCCGGCCTCACGCTGAGCTGGCTGCGCCAGAACCTCGGCAGCCGCGGCGCCGAGTCGGTGGAGATCTGCGCGCTGCTCCGCAAGCCGGACGCCGCGAAGGTCGAGGTGGACGTCCGCTACCTCGGCTTCGACATCCCGAACGAGTTCGTCGTCGGCTACGGCCTCGACTACGCGGAGCGCTTCCGCAACCTGCGCGACGTCGCGATCCTCGCGCCGCACGTGTACGCCTAGGCGGGTCGCCGCGGGCGACAGCACGCCCCCAGCGAACACCCGGATCCCGTCGAGACTCGGCGCGGTAGCCTGACTCCACATTCTTCCCAGGGAGGCGTCGGGCCCAGCCCGCACATCATGGACTTCAAGCGCATTCTTCGCGGGCCGATCATCTACATCGTGCTCGCGGTCATCGTGCTCTGGGTGGGCTTCAGCCTGCTCACCGGCTCCGGCTACCGCGAGATCACCACCCAGCAGGGGCTCGAGCTCCTCAAGGGCTCGACGGTCAGCGAGATCAAGACGGTCGACGGCGAGCAGCGCGTCGACCTGAAGCTCAAGGAGAGCTTCGAGGACTCCGGCACCGACTTCGGCACGCAGGTGCAGTTCTACTACGTGGCCCCGCGCGGCGACGCGGTGATCGAGGCGATCGACGGCAGCAAGGCGGAGTTCGACGACGAGGTCCCGCAGACCAACTGGTTCACGAGCTTCCTCGGCCTGCTCCTGCCGTTCCTCATCATCGGCGTCATCTTCTGGTTCCTCCTCTCCTCCATGCAGGGCGGCGGCAACCGCGTCATGCAGTTCGGCAAGTCGAAGGCGAAGCTCGTCTCGAAGGAGAGCCCGCAGGTGACCTTCGCGGATGTCGCGGGCAGCCAGGAGGCGGTCGAGGAGCTCCACGAGATCAAGGACTTCCTCAAGGACCCGGCCAAGTTCCAGGCGGTCGGGGCGCGCATCCCCAAGGGCGTGCTCCTCTACGGCCCTCCCGGCACCGGCAAGACGCTGCTCGCGCGCGCCGTCGCGGGCGAGGCGGGCGTGCCCTTCTACTCGATCTCGGGCTCCGACTTCGTGGAGATGTTCGTCGGCGTCGGCGCGAGCCGCGTCCGCGACCTCTTCGAGCAGGCGAAGCAGAACTCGCCGGCGATCATCTTCGTCGACGAGATCGACGCGGTCGGACGCCACCGCGGCGCCGGCCTCGGCGGCGGGCACGACGAGCGCGAGCAGACGCTCAACCAGCTCCTCGTCGAGATGGACGGCTTCGACGTGAAGACGAACGTCATCCTCATCGCGGCGACGAACCGCCCCGACATCCTCGACCCGGCGCTGCTGCGCCCCGGCCGCTTCGACCGCCAGATCGGCGTCGACGGCCCCGACCTCAACGGCCGCAAGCAGATCCTCGAGGTGCATGCCAAGGGCAAGCCGATGGCGAAGGGCGTCGACCTCGAGGTCCTCGCGCGCAAGACCCCCGGCTTCACGGGCGCGGATCTCGCGAACGTGCTCAACGAGGCGGCGCTGCTCACGGCCCGCGCCGACGCGCAGCTCATCGACAACCGCGCCCTCGACGAGGCGGTGGACCGCGTCATGGCGGGCCCGCAGCGCCGCACGCGCGTCATGAACGACAAGGAGCGGCTCATCACCGCGTACCACGAGGGCGGCCACGCGCTCGCGGCGGCGGCGATGCGGCACACCGACCCGGTCACGAAGGTGACGATCCTGCCGCGCGGCCGCGCCCTCGGCTACACCATGGTGCTCCCGCTTGAGGACAAGTACTCGGTCACCCGCAACGAGCTCCTCGACCAGCTCTCCTACGCCATGGGCGGCCGCGTCGCGGAGGAGATCGTGTTCCACGACCCGACGACGGGCGCCTCGAACGACATCGAGAAGGCGACCGCGACGGCCCGCAAGATGGTGACCGAGTACGGGATGTCGTCCTCGATCGGCGCGATCAAGCTCGGCCAGTCGCAGGGCGAGGTCTTCCTCGGCCGCGACATGGGCCACCAGCGCGACTACTCGGAGGATCTGGCCGAGAAGGTCGACCAGGAGGTGCGGCTGCTCGTCGAGCAGGCGCACGACGAGGCCTGGCAGGTGCTCAACGACAACCGCGACATCCTCGACCGGCTGGCCCGCGAGCTGCTCGAGAAGGAGACCCTCGACCACAACCAGCTGGCCGAGATCTTCGCCGACGTGCGCAAGCTGCCCGAGCGCCCGCAGTGGCTCTCGAGCGACAAGCGACCGCTGAGCGACCTCCCCCCGGTCGAGATCCCGACGAAGGCCCCGGTCGACCCGGAGGCCGTCGACGGCGCCGTCGACTCCGGCGAGTCCGGCGGCTCGGCTCCCGCGCGCACCCCCCGCCCCCGCGGCAACCCCGGCCTCTCGCCCGCCTGAGCGATGGCGATCGACCCGGGGCGCATCGAGGCGGCCGTGACCGAGCTCCTGCTCGCGATCGGCGAGGAGCCGGCGCGCGCGGGGCTCGCGTCGACCCCGCGGCGCATCGCGCAGGCCTACGGCGAGTACTTCGCGGGACTCGACGAGGACCCGCTCGACCACCTGCGGGATGCGACCGAGCTGGATGCGGGCGTCGGCGAGCTGGGCGAGCTGGTGCTGCTGCGCGACATCGGGTTCCGCTCCGTGTGCGAGCACCACCTCCTCCCGTTCACGGGGACGGCGCACCTCGCCTACGTGCCGCGTCATCGGATCGTCGGCCTCGGGAAGCTGCCCCGCGTCGTCGAGACGCTGAGCTCGCGGCCGCAGCTCCAGGAGCGGCTCACGGAGGAGATCGCGGACGCGCTGCAGGAGGGCCTCGACCCGCTCGGCGTGCTCGTCGTGCTCGACGCGCGCCACGGCTGCGTGACCTCCCGCGGCGTGCGCCAGTCGGCCTCCTCGACCGTGACCCTCGCCTCCCGCGGCACCCTCTCGCATCCCGTCGAGCGAGCTGAGACGATGGCCCTCATCGGGAGGAGCACGTGATGGAGGCTGCGGGCGGGGGCTCGGACGCCTGGGCGCCGCGGATCATGGGCATCCTCAACGTCACGCCGGACTCCTTCAGCGACGGCGGCAGCTACGAGGACGTCGGCCGCGCGCTCGCGCACGCGACCGAGCTCATGGAGCAGGGCGCCGACATCATCGACATCGGCGGCGAGTCGACCCGCCCGGGTGCCGAGCGCATCGACCCGGAGGACGAGCGGCGGCGCGTGCTGCCGGTGGTCCGGGAGCTGGCCGACCGCCGCATCCCCGTCTCGATCGACACCGTCAACGCGGGCACGGCGGCGGAGGCGGTCGCGGCGGGCGCGCTCATCGTCAACGACGTCTCGGGCGGCCTCGCCGACCCCGGCATGGCGGAGGTCGTCGCCGACTCGGGCGTGCACTTCGTGGCGATGCACTGGCGCGGCGCCGCCGGCCTCGAGGCGAGCTACGGGGATGTGGTGCGCGAGGTCCGCGAGGAGCTGCGGGAGCGGATCGCCGAGCTCGTCGTCGCCGGCCTCCGGCCCGAGCAGATCATCATCGACCCGGGCCTCGGCTTCGCGAAGGACGCCGAGCACAACTGGGCGCTCCTCGGCCGCCTGCCGGAGCTCGTCGGGCTCGGCCACGGCGTCCTCGTCGGCGCCTCGCGGAAGCGCTTCCTCGGCGCGCTGCTGCCGGAGGGCGCCGCGATGCGCGAGCGGGATGCGCCGACCGCGGTCGTGAGCGCGCTCGCCGCGCAGGCGGGCGCGTGGGCGGTCCGGGTGCACGACGTCCGCGCGACGCGCACCGCGCTGGACGTCTGGACGGCGTGGGAGCGGGGCCGACTCGGCATCCGGCCCGAGGAGGGCGGCGCGTGAGGGAGCTCGACGAGATCCGCCTCACCGGGCTGCGCGCCAGGGCCCACCACGGGGTCTTCGAGCACGAGCGGCGCGACGGGCAGGACTTCGTGATCGACGTGGCGGTGCACCTGCCGCTCGCGCCGGCCGCCGCGGGCGACGAGCTCGCCGCGACCGTGCACTACGGCGTGCTCGCCGAGGAGGTCGTCGCCGCGGTCGAGCGCGACCCGGTCGACCTCATCGAGACCGTCGCCGAGCGGGTCGCCGGCGTCGCGCTCGCGCACGAGGCCGTGCAGCGCGTCGTCGTGACGGTCCACAAGCCGCAGGCGCCCATCGCGGTGCCCTTCGAGGACGTCGCGGTGACGATCACGCGGAGCCGCGCGTGACGGGGGAGCGGGAGGCCGTGATCGCGCTGGGCGCGAACCTCGGCGACCGGGAGGCGACCATCCGGGCGGCGCTCGCCGAGCTCGACCGGGCGGACGGCCTCCGCATCCTCGACGTCTCGCCGCTCGCCGAGACGGCCGCGCTGACCCCCCGGGGCGTCGACCCCGGCAAGCCCGCCTACCTCAACGCCGTCGCGATCGCGGCGACCGCCCTCGCGCCGCTCGAGCTGCTCGACGTGCTCGCCGCCGTCGAGACCGCACACGGCCGGGTGCGCGCCGAGCGGTGGGGCGACCGCACGCTCGACCTCGACCTCGTGCAGCTCGAGGGCGTCGAGCTCGACACCGAGCGCCTCACCCTCCCGCATCCGCGCGCCGCCGAGCGGGATTTCGTGCTCGGCCCGTGGGCCGCGGTGCGGCCGGATGCCGTGCTCGCCGGGCACGGGCCGGTCGCCGAGCTGCTCGCCGGGCTGTCGGCCGGGAGCCGCCCGTGAAGCGCACCCGCCCCCTCGCCCTCGTGTCGCTCGGCGCGATCGGCGTCGCCGTCGGCTTCCTCCTCGAGACGCTCCTCGTCGCGGGCGGGCGCCTGCGCTTCGAGCCGCCCGTCACCCTGCCGATCGCGCTCGTCCTCATCGGCGGGCTCGTCGTCGCCGCCGCCGTGCCGGTCTGGCGCTCGACCCGCGGCGAGCCGGACGAGCGGCGCCGCCGACGCGTCGACCCCTTCTACGCGACCCGCGTCGTCGTGCTCGCGAAGGCCTCCGCGCTGGGCGGCGCGCTGCTCACCGGCGCCGCCGTCGGCATCCTCGCCTGGCTCCTGACGCGCTCCGTGCTCGCCGGGGTAGGGTCGACGGTGATGGCCGCGGCGGCGGCGGTGGGGGCCCTGCTCCTCCTCGTCGCGGGCCTCGTGGCCGAGCACCTGTGCACGGTCCCGCCGGACGACGACGAGCCGGGCGGGCCCGGCGCGGCCGCCACCTAGCGAGACGCCCAGCAGGACCCCACAAGCCGAGGCGAACGAGGAGCCGTGACCGACGAGCCGCAGACCCAGTCCGTGACCGAGACGGCGGCCGGCGCCCGCCTCGAGCCGGACCCCGGCGCGTGGATCCGCGTCTCGCCGAAGTACCTGGTCGTCGACCTCGTCACGACGATCGTGTGGGGCGCCATCGTGACGGCCGCCTCCGCGATCCCGTGGATCCTCTCCGGCGTCGTCGGGCTCGCCGCCATCCCCGCCGGGCTCGGCCTCATCTTCCTCCTCGTCGCGGTCTTCACGCCGCGCCGGGTGCGCGCCATCGGCTACCGCCTCCGCGAGGACGACCTGCTCTTCCGCACCGGCATCCTCTTCCAGCGCTTCGTCGCCGTGCCCTACGGGCGCATGCAGCTCGTCGACATCAACCGGGGGCCGCTCGCGCGCGCCGTCGGGCTCAGCGAGCTCAAGCTCGTGACGGCCGCCGCCGCGACGAACATCACCATCCCCGGCCTCCCCGAGGCCGACGCCGAGGGGCTGCGCGACCGCCTCGTCGACCTCGCCGAGACGCGGCGGGCGGGACTGTGACCGACCCGGCGGGCGCGCCGGAGTCCTCGGGCCCCGTGGCGCCGGAGGCCGTGGAGCGGGAGGCCGTCCGCGTCGGCGCGACCGCCTCCGGCCTCGCCGACGGCGAATGGCACCGCCTGCACCCCGCGACCCCGCTGCTGCGCGGCGGCATCGCCTTCTTCGCGATCCTCGGCATCCTCATCGCGAACCTCCGCGAGCGGCTCATCGAGCTCTTCCTGCCGGAGCAGGGCTACGAGGGCGACCCGATCGACTACATCCTCGAGGAGGGGCTGCTCCCGATCGCGCTCCTCGTGGTCGTCGGGATCCTCCTCGTCGTCATGGTCGGCTTCTGGCTCTCCTGGCGGATGCACTCGTACCGGATCACCGAGGAGCTCGTCGAGGTGCGCTCGGGGGTCGTCTTCCGCACCCACCGGCGCGGGCGGCTCGACCGCATCCAGGGCATCAACGTCGTCCGCACCCTCCTGCCGCGCATCTTCGGCGCCGCGAAGCTGGAGATCGAGGTGGCCGGGCAGGACGCGAACGTCGCGCTCCAGTACCTCAAGGGCGGCGTCGCCGACCAGCTGCGCGCCGACATCCTGCGGCTCGCCTCGGGCTCGCGCGAGCGGGCGGCGGTCGCGCGCGGCGAGGCGCGGGCGGGGGATGCGGCGGCCGGCCCCGGCATCGTCGAGACGCGCCTCAACGAGTTCATCGCGCCCGAGCTCGACCCCGCGCTCGCTCCCGTCGAGTCGGTCGTGCGGATGCATCCCGGCCGGCTCGTCGGCTCGATCCTCCTCAGCGTCCCGACGCTGTTCTTCGCCCTCGCGCTGACGGGCGCCGTCATCGGCACGGTCGTCGCCGACATCCCCTGGCCGATCTTCGCGGCCGTGCCGATGGCGATCGGCCTCGTCTCCTACGCCTTCTCGCAGATCACGAAGTCGCTGCGCTACTCGATCGCGGGCACGCCCGACGGGGTGCGCATCGGCTACGGCCTCATCTCGGTGCGCAACGAGACGCTGCCGCCGGGCCGCCTCCACTCGATCTCCGTCTCGCAGGAGCTGCTCTGGCGGCCCGCCGACTGGTGGACGATCCGGGTCAACCGCGCCTCCCAGTCGACCGTCTCCTCCGACGGGCAGTCGCAGTACGCGAACACGACCGTGCTCCCCGTCGGGACGCGCGAGGACGTGCTCCGCGTGCTCGGCCTGCTGCTGCCGGATCTCGGCGCCGAGGAGCTCCGCGCGATCGCCGAGCCCGCCTTCGGCAAGGGGGGCGACGAGATGTTCACGGTGTCGCCGCCGCGCGCCCGAATCCTCCGCTGGTTCTCGCGCCGCCGCAACGGCTTCGCGATCCACCCGGCCGTCGTGCTGCTGCGCCGCGGCGCGATCTGGCGCGAGCTCGTCATCGTGCCGACGCCGCGCATCCAGAGCATCGCCGTCCGCCAGGGGCCGCTGCTGCGCCGCCTGCGTCTCGCCGCGGTGCGCGCGCACACCGTCAACGGGCCGATCACGGCCAGCCTCGGCGCCCTCGACGTGCGGGATGCGGAGCGCTTCTTCGCGGAGGCCTCGGCGACCGCGCTCGCGGGCGCGTCGGCGGACCGCTCCCACCGTTGGGGCGCCGCCGCGTCCCCCTCCGCCGCCTCCGCCTTCCCCTCGTCGGGAGGGTTCTCCGGCGACGCGCCGGGGGCGGCGGCCGACACGCCGGGGGCGGCGTCGGATCCCCTCCCGGAGGGCACGGTGGAGGGCGCGCCGGACGGCGCACGACCGGACGCACCCCGGTGACGACCGCCGCGCAGCGCTCGGGGCGGCTCGGCGTCGGCGTCGTGGGGGCCGGCCGCGTCGGCCCCGTGCTCGGGGCGGCGCTCGGCGGCGCCGGCCACACGGTCGTCGGGATCTCCGCCGTCTCGCAGGCGAGCCGCGACCGTGCCGAGGCGATGCTGCCGGGCGTGCCCGTGCTCGAGGTCGCGGCGGTCGTCGAGCGCAGCGAGCTCGTGATCCTCGCGGTCCCGGATGCGGAGCTGCCCGGTCTCGTCGAGGGCCTCGCCGCGACGGGCGCCTGGCAGCCGGGCCAGCTGGTGCTCCACACCGCTCCCGCTCACGGCACCGCGGTCCTCGAACCCGCGTTCCGCGCGGGCGCGATCCCGCTCGCCGTGCACCCCGCCATGGCCTTCACGGGCTCGAGCATCGACCTGCAGCGGCTGCGCTCGAGTTGGTGCGCGGTCACGGCGCCGGCGCCGGTGCTCCCGATCGCGCAGGCGCTCGTCATGGAGATGGGGGCCGAGCCGATCGTCGTCGCGGAGGGCGATCGTGCCGACTACGCGGACGCGGTGCTCGCCGCCTCCGAGTTCTCGAGCGCGATCGTGACGCAGGCTGCCGACCGCCTCCGCGCGATCGGCGTCGAGGCGCCCGGCCGTCTGCTCGGCGGCGTCGTCCGCTCCGCGGTCGAGCGCGCACTGGGCGACGTCGGCCCCGAGCTCGCCGCGCCCCTCGACTGACGCCCCGTCCCCGCGCCCTCTCTCTCCCCGCCCTCCCCCCTCCCCGCCCTCCTTCCGAAATGCAGGATGGGCGGCGGATCGCTCGCGGAGCCGCGCGGTGCTCGTGCGGCTCGGGGCGCGCTGATCCTGCATTTCGGAAGGGGAGGGGCGGCGGGTGCTACGGTCCGCCGACGAGTCCGCCGCACCCCGGCGGCGGGGCTCACCCTTCCGAAATGCAGGATGGATACCGCGTCCGGCTCCGCGCCCGGCCGCATCCTCGGGGGCGAACACCCGCCGATCCTGCATTTCGGAAGGGGGAGGGGCGGCAGGGGGGCGGGGCGCACGGGGTTGCGGATGCATAAGTAGGGGCTTATGGTTTCGGCATGGATGCATTCGCCGCGATCGCCGACCCCGTGCGGAGGCGCCTGCTCGAGCGGCTCGCGCTCGGGGAGGCCTCGGCGGGCGAGCTGAGCGAGCTCGCGGCCGAGGGCTTCGGGATCTCGCAGCCCGCCGCATCCCAGCACCTTCGGGCGCTCCGCGAGGCCGGGCTGGCCGAGGTGCGCACGGAGGGCCGTCGCCGCCTCTACGCGCTCTCGCCCGTCGCCGTGCGCGGGATGCGGGACTGGGTCGACGCCCTGCTCGCCCCGACCGCGACCTGGCTGCAGGCCGCCGACGCGCTCGAGACCGAGCTCGCGCGCGGCCGTCGCGAGCGGCGGCGCGGCGCGGCAACCGGCGTGCCAACCGGCGTGCCAACCGGCGTGCCAATCGGCGCGGCCCCCGCATCCGCCGCCCCCGACCGCGAGCACACCCACGACCCCCACCACGAGGAGCGAAGCGCATGACCGACCCCGTCACCCCCGAGAACTACGACCCCGAGGGCCTCGAGCGCCGCCTCGAGCAGCTGCCCGCCGAGGGGCGCCCCGCGATCGTCGTCCTGCGGCGCGAGTACGCGGAGACCGCCGAGCACGTCTGGGATGCGCTCACGACCCCGGCGCGGATCCCCCGCTGGTTCGCGCCGATCGAGGGCGATCTCCGCGTCGGCGGGCGGTACCAGGTGCAGGGCAACGCGAGCGGCGAGATCCTCGCCTGCGAGCGCCCGAACCGCATCCTCATGACCTGGGAGTCGCCCGGCCAGGACGTTCCGCCGAGCGAGCTGCAGCTGCGCCTCGAGCCCGCCGCGGGCGGCGCGGCGACGACGCTGGAGCTGCGGCACAGCGCCGAGGTGCCGGCCGAGTTCTGGACCTCCTTCGGACCGGGCGCGGTCGGCGTCGGCTGGGATCTCTCCTTCCTCGGCCTCGCGCTCCACCTGTCGAACCCGGAGGCCGAGCACGCGGTCGAGGACGACGAGGCCTTCGCGGTCTCGGAGGACGGCATCCGCATCATCGAGGTCTCGAGCGCCGCCTGGGCACGCGCCTCGATGGAGGCCGGGACGCCGGCCGAGGATGCGGTCGCGGCCGGCGGGCGGACGACGGCCTTCTACACGGGCCGCCCCGACCCGGACGCCGCCGAGTAGGCGCGGCCCCGCGAAGCGAGATTCTCCGCAATCGCCGCGAGGATCCGCGCGGCGAACGCGGAGAAACCCGCATGGCACAGGCCGGGTAGCATCGGGGAGGCCGCGCGGCACCCCGCGGCGGCCGGAGAGGCACCACCGTGAGCGACGGCACCCCCGCGTCCGCGCCGCCCGTCATCACGACGATCGCGGCCCTGCGCGAGCGCTTCCCGGCACGGGCGGTCGCGCTCGTCCCGACGATGGGCGCGCTCCACGAGGGCCACCTCGCGCTCGTCCGCCGTGCCGCGGAGCTCGCGGACGAGGTCGTCGTCTCCATCTTCGTGAACCCGCTGCAGTTCGGGCCGAGCGAGGACCTCGACCGCTACCCGCGCGACCTCGAGGCCGACCTCGCCCTCCTCGCGCCCCTCGGCGTGGCCGCGGTCTTCGCGCCGGCCGTCGACGAGATGTACCCGGACGGCCCGCCGCAGACGACGCTCCGCGCGGGCGAGCTCGGCGGCCGCCTTGAGGGCCGCACCCGCCCCGGCCACTTCGACGGCATGCTCACCGTCGTCGCGAAGCTCATCCACATCGCGCGTCCCGCGCACCTCCTGTTCGGCCAGAAGGATGCGCAGCAGGTGTTCCTCGTCGAGCGCATGGTCCGCGACCTGGACCTCGAGGCGCACGTGGAGGTCGTGGAGACCGTGCGCGCGGCGGACGGCCTCGCGCTCTCGAGCCGCAACCGCTACCTCGACGAGTCCGAGCGCCGAGCCGCCCTCGCCCTCAGCCGCGCGCTCGAGGCGGCGGACTCGGCCGCCGACCGCGGCATCGACGCCGTCATCGCGGCCGCGCAGTCGGTGCTCATGGGGGAGGAGCATGTCGAGGTGGACTACTTTGAAGTGGTCGACCCGGCGACCTTCCTGCCCGTGGGCGACGACTTCCGCGGGACGGCGCGCGTGCTCATCGCCGCGCGCGTCGGCCCCGCGAGACTCATCGACAACGACGCCATCTACCTGAACTGACGAGAGCAGCCCACGAGAGCCATGACCGAGCCCGCCGCGCCCGCCGCCTCCGCATCCCCCGAGCCCGTCGCCGAGGCGAGCGCGGAGGAGATCGCCGAGCAGAAGGCGGTCCGCCTCGAGAAGCGCGCGCGCCTCATCGCGGAGGGCGGCGAGGCCTACCCGGTCTCGCTCCCGGTCACCGACACGATCCCGGCGGTGCGCGAGCGCTTCCCCGATCTGGAGCCGGATGCGGCGACGGGCGAGACGGTCGGCATCGCCGGGCGGGTGGTGCACTCGCGCAACACCGGCAAGCTCTGCTTCGCGGCGCTCCAGTCCGGTGACGGGACGCGCATCCAGGTCATGGTCTCCCTCGCGGAGGTGGGCGAGGCCTCGCTCCAGCGCTGG
The Homoserinibacter sp. YIM 151385 DNA segment above includes these coding regions:
- the panC gene encoding pantoate--beta-alanine ligase; translation: MSDGTPASAPPVITTIAALRERFPARAVALVPTMGALHEGHLALVRRAAELADEVVVSIFVNPLQFGPSEDLDRYPRDLEADLALLAPLGVAAVFAPAVDEMYPDGPPQTTLRAGELGGRLEGRTRPGHFDGMLTVVAKLIHIARPAHLLFGQKDAQQVFLVERMVRDLDLEAHVEVVETVRAADGLALSSRNRYLDESERRAALALSRALEAADSAADRGIDAVIAAAQSVLMGEEHVEVDYFEVVDPATFLPVGDDFRGTARVLIAARVGPARLIDNDAIYLN